The Candidatus Hydrogenedentota bacterium genome includes a window with the following:
- a CDS encoding exo-alpha-sialidase, translating to MSGLRGVIWIVLLLLFTGLPVGALDLGSAAGPVSLVNLEGIPRTMDNYGDRLGTVVVFLSTRCPVTESQIAEINETHERYRTDEVLFVGVVSKAEETPEEIKTFTQNRGVIFPVYRDPEGAVAKQFGAERTPEFFLLDDAGKLLYHGGLRGTDGAANLDLAIQALMADKPVTVTETPIPGTPLRIPGEKKEIDNPYGSMRFYSSFVFDELPGVPVQHCSTLAEAPNGDLLCLWYGGSYESAEDQALYLARMPKGQRVWETPERMLWNPEQPPGNAVIFRTPDHKVGIVWGRMEKSRPMRRGTGWGECRLFYRTSADNGRTWSEDAEIPGLFGSLPRNVPLTLKDGRFALPLSGETNEGRGSYLLFLGSDGKTWTPGGFVNGGSQPTVIQRDDGSLLALLRRDPRIPMATSSDGGQTWSEATPTNLKNPGSGIAMTKLKSGRVVLIFNDTDQSDRYPLSIIQSTDDGKTWEEQRTLEADWGEFSYPSIIQTDDGMIHVSYTYRRYTIKHVAFDEGWLVHEERPN from the coding sequence ATGTCGGGACTACGTGGTGTTATCTGGATCGTTTTGTTGCTGTTGTTCACGGGACTGCCCGTGGGGGCGCTGGATCTCGGGTCGGCCGCCGGGCCGGTGTCCCTCGTGAATCTTGAAGGCATCCCGCGCACGATGGACAACTACGGCGACCGGCTAGGCACCGTGGTGGTGTTCTTATCCACGCGGTGCCCCGTGACCGAATCGCAGATCGCTGAAATCAACGAAACCCACGAACGCTATCGAACCGATGAAGTGCTCTTTGTCGGCGTGGTGTCCAAGGCTGAAGAAACACCAGAAGAAATCAAGACCTTCACGCAGAACCGGGGTGTGATATTTCCTGTGTACCGCGATCCGGAAGGCGCCGTCGCAAAGCAGTTCGGCGCGGAACGCACGCCGGAATTCTTCCTGCTGGATGATGCGGGGAAGCTGCTCTATCACGGCGGTCTGCGCGGCACCGATGGCGCGGCCAATCTGGATCTTGCGATTCAGGCTCTGATGGCCGACAAGCCGGTAACGGTGACGGAAACACCGATTCCCGGCACGCCGTTGCGTATTCCGGGCGAGAAGAAGGAAATCGACAATCCTTACGGTTCCATGCGTTTCTATTCCAGCTTCGTGTTTGACGAACTCCCCGGCGTGCCGGTGCAGCATTGCTCCACGTTGGCGGAAGCGCCCAATGGCGACCTGCTCTGTCTGTGGTATGGCGGGAGCTACGAATCCGCGGAGGATCAGGCCCTCTATCTCGCGCGTATGCCGAAGGGACAGCGCGTCTGGGAGACGCCGGAGCGCATGTTGTGGAACCCCGAACAACCTCCCGGCAATGCGGTCATATTCCGCACGCCGGACCATAAAGTCGGCATCGTCTGGGGCCGCATGGAAAAGAGCCGTCCCATGCGCCGGGGCACGGGCTGGGGCGAATGCCGCCTCTTCTATCGCACCTCGGCGGACAACGGTCGCACCTGGAGCGAAGACGCGGAGATCCCTGGACTCTTCGGATCGCTGCCGCGCAACGTGCCGCTGACCTTGAAAGACGGGCGATTCGCCCTCCCCCTCAGCGGAGAAACGAACGAAGGCCGGGGCTCTTATCTGTTGTTCCTCGGCTCTGATGGAAAAACCTGGACCCCGGGTGGCTTCGTGAACGGTGGCAGCCAGCCCACCGTCATTCAGCGCGACGACGGCTCACTCCTCGCCCTCTTGCGCCGGGATCCCCGTATTCCCATGGCCACTTCGTCCGACGGAGGCCAGACGTGGAGCGAGGCCACGCCAACGAACTTGAAGAACCCCGGCTCCGGCATCGCCATGACGAAACTGAAGAGTGGCCGCGTTGTCTTGATCTTTAACGACACGGATCAGTCCGATCGCTATCCGCTGAGCATTATCCAATCCACGGACGACGGCAAGACGTGGGAAGAACAGCGCACGCTGGAGGCCGACTGGGGCGAGTTTTCTTATCCCAGCATCATCCAGACGGATGATGGGATGATCCACGTCAGCTACACCTATCGCCGTTACACCATCAAGCATGTCGCCTTCGATGAGGGCTGGCTGGTTCACGAAGAACGTCCGAACTGA
- a CDS encoding transposase, translated as MRGWYSRGYLPHCDEPGRVQFITFRLHDSMPREVLDAYDEALRRKEFDELERMRKIERYLDKGHGACWLRNPAIAQMIVDALHYFDGQRYHLNAWCVMPNHVHTLIETIEGHSLDSVTHSWKSYTALQANRILGRGGTFWQREVFDRYMRGVVHYQRTLFYIEDNPVAAGLVHAQADWPFSSARLRTEDS; from the coding sequence ATGCGCGGCTGGTATTCTCGGGGCTACCTTCCTCACTGCGACGAGCCGGGCCGGGTTCAATTCATCACATTCCGACTGCATGACTCCATGCCGAGAGAAGTTCTCGACGCCTACGACGAGGCGCTGCGTCGAAAAGAGTTTGACGAGCTGGAACGAATGCGCAAGATCGAGCGTTATCTCGACAAGGGGCATGGAGCCTGCTGGCTGCGCAATCCCGCCATCGCCCAGATGATCGTGGACGCACTGCACTATTTTGACGGACAGCGCTATCATCTCAACGCGTGGTGCGTCATGCCCAACCATGTACACACACTTATTGAAACAATCGAAGGCCACTCGCTCGATAGCGTAACGCACTCCTGGAAGTCCTATACCGCGCTACAAGCGAACCGAATACTGGGCCGCGGTGGCACGTTCTGGCAGCGGGAAGTATTTGACCGCTACATGCGCGGGGTCGTGCACTACCAGCGTACCCTCTTCTACATAGAAGATAACCCGGTTGCCGCCGGATTGGTTCACGCACAAGCGGACTGGCCCTTCAGCAGCGCGAGGCTCCGAACAGAAGATTCCTAA
- the xylB gene encoding xylulokinase — protein sequence MGIVIGLDVGTSGTKAIAMNQKGELLASALVEYPLHAPKPNWAEQDPADWNRAAFAALAELAGKVDAKEVKGIGLTGQMHGSVFLDKDNNVIRPALLWCDQRTAAQCDAITSKVGEARLIEMVSNPALTGFTAPKILWLRDNEPENYERVKKVLLPKDYIRLLLTGEFATDVADASGTLLFDVKNRKWHTELMGILGIDTDFVPRAYEGPEVTGTLTAEAAAKTGLPAGIPVVAGGGDQAANGVGCGIVRKGIISSSLGTSGVVFAFADDVSTDPLGRVHTFCHSVPGKWHVMGVMLSAGGSLRWYRDTLCQAEIAQGKESGKDPYEYITAAAAEIPIGSEGLVFLPYLTGERTPHKDPDAKGAFIGLSLRHTKAHMSRAVLEGVAYGMRDSLEIMRGMGVAVAEVRTSGGGARSKVWRQMMADTGSAPMVTINVDEGPAYGAAILASVAAGMYGTVEEGCDAIIKEISRLEPNAAAVKAYDPWFDEYQALYGALAPRFKALAGLLG from the coding sequence ATGGGTATTGTCATCGGCCTCGACGTGGGCACCAGCGGCACCAAAGCCATCGCCATGAACCAAAAGGGCGAACTCCTCGCCTCGGCCCTGGTGGAGTATCCCCTGCACGCGCCAAAGCCCAACTGGGCCGAGCAGGACCCTGCGGACTGGAACCGGGCGGCCTTTGCGGCCCTGGCGGAGCTGGCGGGCAAGGTGGACGCGAAGGAGGTCAAGGGCATCGGCCTCACGGGGCAGATGCACGGCAGCGTGTTCCTGGATAAAGACAACAACGTGATCCGTCCCGCGCTCCTCTGGTGCGACCAGCGGACCGCCGCCCAGTGCGACGCCATCACGTCGAAAGTGGGCGAGGCGCGTCTTATCGAGATGGTGTCCAACCCCGCGCTCACGGGCTTCACCGCGCCGAAGATCCTCTGGCTGCGGGACAACGAGCCGGAAAACTACGAGCGAGTGAAGAAGGTGCTCCTGCCCAAGGACTACATCCGCCTGCTGCTCACGGGCGAATTTGCCACGGATGTGGCCGACGCCTCGGGCACGCTCCTCTTCGATGTGAAGAACCGCAAGTGGCACACGGAACTCATGGGCATCCTGGGCATCGACACGGATTTCGTGCCCCGCGCCTATGAAGGCCCCGAGGTGACCGGCACGCTGACGGCCGAGGCCGCCGCGAAGACGGGCCTGCCCGCGGGCATCCCCGTGGTGGCGGGTGGCGGCGATCAGGCCGCCAACGGCGTAGGCTGCGGCATCGTGCGCAAGGGCATAATCTCCTCGTCCCTTGGCACGAGCGGCGTGGTCTTCGCCTTTGCCGACGACGTGAGCACGGACCCCCTCGGGCGCGTCCACACCTTCTGCCACAGCGTGCCCGGCAAATGGCACGTGATGGGCGTCATGCTCAGCGCCGGTGGCTCCCTGCGCTGGTACCGCGATACCCTGTGCCAGGCGGAAATCGCCCAGGGCAAGGAAAGTGGCAAAGACCCCTACGAATACATCACGGCCGCCGCCGCCGAAATCCCCATCGGCTCCGAGGGCCTGGTTTTCCTGCCCTACCTCACTGGCGAACGCACGCCCCACAAAGACCCGGATGCGAAGGGCGCTTTCATTGGCCTTTCTCTGCGCCACACGAAGGCCCACATGAGCCGGGCCGTCCTGGAGGGCGTGGCCTATGGCATGCGCGACAGCCTGGAGATCATGCGCGGCATGGGCGTGGCCGTGGCCGAAGTGCGCACCTCCGGCGGCGGCGCGCGCAGCAAGGTCTGGCGCCAGATGATGGCCGACACCGGCAGCGCGCCCATGGTCACCATCAACGTGGACGAAGGCCCGGCCTACGGCGCGGCGATCCTCGCCAGCGTGGCCGCGGGCATGTATGGCACGGTGGAAGAAGGCTGTGACGCGATCATCAAAGAGATCAGCCGCCTGGAGCCCAATGCCGCCGCGGTGAAGGCCTATGATCCGTGGTTCGACGAGTACCAGGCGCTCTACGGCGCGCTGGCGCCAAGGTTCAAGGCGCTGGCGGGGTTGTTGGGGTAG
- a CDS encoding AAA family ATPase, translating to MSNLKLNTLDIKNYRSLENVHVEKLGRLNLITGRNNVGKSSLLEAVRLWASRTDANALLDIIEARDESLLPDNEIKPERDERQGDNSLLGCLCLFAGYPTIDLVRDRIEIVGNGATLSISIIEKEMEQENLPGLQQQLDSLFTRTKVLELSFDSPQKSVYLSLPAYYSRYRRQRFREPRFREKQVNIPCVSLGSSTLDSIESFSTASLWDNIALTDKEEFVLRGLKLIEPRIDRINFIQGGRLGRFPVIRVSGIDRPIPLHGLGDGVTRIFEIMLALVNAENGFLLIDEFENGLHYSVQAMAWETVLELATILNIQVFATSHSNDCVEAFEVVSENAADEMVLIRLTRGDEGVRAETLSSSKLSRRLELGREVR from the coding sequence GTGAGTAATTTAAAACTGAATACTCTCGACATAAAGAACTACCGTTCTCTGGAGAACGTTCACGTCGAAAAGCTCGGCAGACTTAACCTGATAACGGGTCGAAACAATGTTGGGAAGTCCTCGCTTCTAGAAGCAGTTCGCCTTTGGGCTTCACGCACAGATGCAAACGCACTCCTGGACATTATAGAAGCACGGGATGAGTCGCTATTGCCAGACAATGAAATAAAACCTGAACGGGACGAACGCCAGGGCGATAACTCGCTATTGGGATGCCTATGCCTGTTTGCCGGTTATCCAACAATTGATTTAGTAAGAGATCGCATTGAAATTGTTGGTAACGGTGCGACCTTGTCAATCTCAATAATAGAGAAGGAGATGGAGCAGGAAAACCTTCCGGGACTTCAACAGCAACTGGACAGTCTGTTTACGAGAACTAAAGTCCTTGAACTTAGCTTCGATTCTCCCCAGAAATCGGTCTATTTGTCTCTTCCAGCGTATTACTCAAGATATCGTAGACAAAGATTTCGAGAACCGCGATTCCGGGAGAAGCAGGTAAACATACCGTGCGTCTCTCTGGGCTCCAGTACCCTCGATAGCATAGAGTCCTTCAGTACGGCCAGTCTTTGGGACAACATCGCACTAACAGATAAAGAAGAATTTGTACTTAGAGGGCTCAAACTAATAGAGCCTCGCATTGATCGAATTAACTTTATTCAAGGTGGGCGACTAGGGCGTTTTCCAGTTATTCGAGTATCTGGAATTGATCGGCCAATCCCCTTGCATGGGCTTGGCGATGGCGTGACGCGCATATTTGAAATCATGCTTGCATTAGTCAACGCGGAGAATGGCTTCCTGCTCATTGATGAATTCGAGAATGGACTACATTATTCCGTACAAGCGATGGCTTGGGAAACTGTGTTGGAACTTGCGACTATCCTGAATATTCAGGTGTTCGCCACTTCGCATTCGAATGACTGCGTCGAAGCTTTTGAAGTAGTCTCGGAGAACGCGGCTGATGAAATGGTTCTAATTCGTCTGACCAGAGGCGATGAAGGAGTCCGAGCAGAAACGCTGAGCAGTTCCAAGCTTTCTCGCCGACTGGAACTCGGCAGGGAGGTCCGTTAG
- a CDS encoding prolyl oligopeptidase family serine peptidase produces MVRAAWVTVVCAGTALLAGCNAEPRHEAFAASTREKATGFLDKAAPLDGKAARYALYVPEDYDPEKTWPLIVFLHGSGERGDDNLKQTDEGIGHAIRLHRDRFPALVLMPQCPDGAFWDKAVPAIEAAMDQVRAEYNVDPKAITLTGLSLGGYATWIWGASKTDTFAALMPICGGGNPADVLGKMDEKEAARFGTMEERVQALSTVPIWAFHGADDDVVPPERSREMVKAVKDAGGDVKYDELKNTNHNSWDAAYGDEKAIKWLLKQRKK; encoded by the coding sequence ATGGTACGCGCGGCATGGGTCACAGTGGTATGCGCCGGCACGGCGCTTCTGGCGGGGTGCAACGCAGAGCCCCGCCACGAGGCCTTTGCCGCCTCCACCCGCGAAAAAGCCACGGGCTTCCTCGATAAGGCCGCGCCGCTGGACGGCAAGGCCGCGCGCTACGCCCTCTACGTGCCCGAAGACTACGATCCGGAAAAAACCTGGCCCCTTATCGTCTTTCTCCACGGATCCGGCGAGCGGGGCGATGACAATCTCAAGCAGACCGATGAGGGCATCGGCCACGCCATCCGCCTCCACCGGGACCGCTTCCCCGCCCTCGTGCTGATGCCCCAGTGCCCCGACGGCGCCTTCTGGGACAAAGCCGTACCCGCCATCGAAGCGGCCATGGACCAGGTGCGGGCGGAGTACAACGTGGACCCGAAGGCCATCACCCTGACCGGACTTTCCCTCGGCGGCTATGCCACGTGGATCTGGGGCGCATCGAAAACCGACACCTTTGCCGCCCTCATGCCCATCTGCGGCGGCGGCAATCCGGCGGACGTCCTCGGCAAGATGGACGAGAAAGAAGCCGCCAGGTTCGGCACGATGGAAGAACGCGTCCAGGCCCTCAGCACCGTGCCCATCTGGGCCTTCCACGGCGCGGACGACGATGTCGTCCCGCCCGAGCGCTCACGGGAGATGGTGAAGGCCGTGAAAGACGCGGGCGGCGACGTGAAATACGACGAACTGAAAAACACCAACCACAACAGTTGGGACGCGGCGTATGGGGACGAAAAAGCCATCAAGTGGCTGCTGAAGCAACGGAAGAAATAG
- a CDS encoding PmoA family protein: MRKRTCGCLALLLAVAPLAGAEGLANAKITLKTGDTKLANSPVAIAYDGAAPEGRIVVEEAKTAKKFPATLRDGEFVFIPEGAMPGTEHTYTVLVEPATDSISPKVRLEQQADKPIVDVFIDDVHFTSYHYSNDNKKPFLWPVNSEGQVGVTRDFPMAPLEGERGKDHPHHKSMWAAYGEVSLVDPNAAPGAEPATWDCWAEGENSGFQHSGEVTFGSGDAYGWVKAKNVWQDKDHKPLLTEEREYRFYATPESGRLIDTLVTFTADYGTVLFSDTKEGGMVAIRMRPELSYEAGVITNAQGDVGEETLWGKPSPWCDYSGQMDGIGWRGLAVFDNPSNLRYPTSWHVRSYGLMGANPFGYSYFKEKEYNKGLLPTENGDTIIKNKEKLSFKHRVYVHSGDVKKAEVAERFANYATPPEVKWAK; the protein is encoded by the coding sequence ATGCGTAAACGTACCTGTGGATGCCTGGCGCTGCTGCTGGCGGTCGCGCCCCTGGCCGGAGCCGAAGGCCTCGCCAATGCCAAAATCACCCTGAAGACCGGCGACACAAAGCTCGCCAATTCGCCCGTGGCCATTGCCTATGACGGCGCCGCTCCGGAAGGCCGCATCGTGGTGGAAGAGGCCAAGACGGCGAAGAAGTTCCCGGCCACCCTGCGCGACGGGGAGTTTGTCTTCATTCCCGAAGGCGCCATGCCCGGCACGGAGCACACCTACACCGTTCTGGTGGAACCCGCCACGGACTCCATCTCGCCCAAGGTCCGGCTGGAGCAGCAGGCCGACAAGCCCATCGTGGATGTCTTCATCGACGACGTGCACTTCACGAGCTACCACTATTCCAACGACAACAAGAAGCCCTTCCTCTGGCCTGTAAATTCGGAGGGTCAGGTCGGCGTAACCCGCGACTTCCCCATGGCCCCGCTTGAAGGCGAGCGCGGCAAGGACCACCCCCACCACAAATCCATGTGGGCCGCCTATGGCGAGGTCAGTCTGGTCGATCCCAATGCGGCCCCCGGCGCCGAGCCGGCCACCTGGGATTGCTGGGCGGAAGGTGAAAACTCCGGCTTCCAGCACAGCGGCGAAGTCACCTTTGGCTCGGGCGATGCCTACGGCTGGGTGAAGGCGAAGAACGTGTGGCAGGACAAGGACCACAAGCCCCTGCTGACCGAAGAGCGCGAATACCGCTTCTACGCCACGCCCGAGAGCGGCCGCCTCATCGACACCCTCGTCACCTTCACGGCGGACTACGGCACCGTGCTCTTCAGCGACACCAAGGAAGGCGGCATGGTCGCCATTCGCATGCGTCCGGAGCTCTCCTATGAGGCCGGCGTCATCACCAATGCCCAGGGCGACGTGGGCGAAGAGACCCTCTGGGGCAAACCCTCCCCGTGGTGCGACTATTCCGGCCAGATGGACGGCATCGGCTGGCGCGGTCTGGCCGTCTTCGACAACCCTTCCAACCTGCGCTACCCCACGAGCTGGCACGTGCGCAGCTACGGCCTCATGGGCGCCAACCCCTTCGGCTATTCCTATTTCAAGGAGAAGGAATACAACAAGGGCCTGCTCCCCACGGAAAATGGCGACACCATCATCAAGAACAAGGAGAAACTCTCCTTCAAGCACCGCGTCTACGTGCACAGTGGCGACGTGAAGAAAGCCGAAGTGGCCGAGCGCTTCGCCAACTACGCCACGCCGCCCGAAGTAAAGTGGGCCAAGTAA